One stretch of Tistrella mobilis DNA includes these proteins:
- a CDS encoding glycosyltransferase yields MKVVLFTHSVVSCWNHGNAHFQRGILRALAARGHQAVALEPVGGWSRSNLAEAIGEDPAPGFARRFPDIDRIDYRGFEEIEAALDGAGLVLVHEWTDPALVRRLGRMRAGGAPFVLLFHDTHHRAVSAPEEMAALDLDGYDGVLAFGAVLAETWRRHGWADQVHVWHEAADLTLFRPQPQIPRSRDLVWIGNWGDGERGAELDEFLVEPVRALGLSATVHGVRYPEPARVALARAGIDQPGWIANADVPEAFARHRMTIHVPRRFYARDLPGIPTIRMFEALASGIPLISAPWDDNEGLFRTGTDYLRVGDGPAMRRAMRAVLDDPAMARELARNGRETILARHGCDHRVDELFRIVDRMTTGHAMSQQPHSRHPHPTAAETVSS; encoded by the coding sequence GCTGGAACCACGGCAATGCCCATTTCCAGCGCGGCATCCTGCGGGCGCTGGCCGCGCGCGGCCACCAGGCGGTGGCGCTGGAGCCGGTGGGCGGGTGGAGCCGGTCGAACCTGGCCGAGGCGATCGGCGAAGACCCGGCCCCGGGATTTGCCCGCCGCTTCCCCGATATCGACCGCATCGACTATCGCGGCTTTGAAGAGATCGAGGCGGCGCTGGACGGCGCCGGTCTGGTGCTGGTCCATGAATGGACCGATCCGGCGCTGGTCCGCAGGCTGGGCCGGATGCGGGCCGGGGGCGCGCCCTTCGTGCTGCTGTTCCACGATACCCATCACCGGGCGGTCTCGGCGCCCGAAGAGATGGCGGCGCTGGATCTGGACGGTTACGACGGGGTGCTGGCCTTCGGCGCCGTGCTGGCCGAAACCTGGCGCCGCCATGGCTGGGCCGATCAGGTCCATGTCTGGCACGAGGCGGCGGATCTGACCCTGTTCAGGCCGCAGCCGCAGATCCCGCGCAGCCGCGATCTGGTCTGGATCGGCAATTGGGGCGATGGCGAGCGCGGCGCGGAGCTGGACGAGTTTCTGGTCGAGCCGGTGCGTGCGCTCGGCCTGTCCGCCACCGTCCACGGGGTGCGCTATCCCGAACCGGCACGGGTGGCGCTGGCCCGGGCGGGCATCGACCAGCCGGGCTGGATCGCCAATGCCGATGTGCCCGAAGCCTTCGCCCGCCACCGGATGACCATCCATGTCCCCCGGCGCTTCTATGCCCGGGATCTGCCCGGCATTCCGACCATCCGCATGTTCGAGGCACTGGCCTCGGGCATCCCGCTGATCAGCGCCCCTTGGGACGACAACGAGGGGCTGTTCCGCACCGGCACCGATTATCTGCGGGTGGGGGACGGCCCGGCCATGCGCCGCGCCATGCGGGCCGTGCTGGACGACCCGGCCATGGCCCGGGAACTGGCGCGGAACGGCCGCGAGACCATCCTTGCCCGCCATGGCTGCGACCACCGGGTCGACGAGCTGTTCCGGATCGTCGACCGGATGACGACCGGGCACGCCATGTCGCAGCAGCCCCATTCCCGGCATCCCCATCCCACGGCAGCGGAGACCGTTTCGTCATGA
- a CDS encoding glycosyltransferase: MKIAFYGSSILSSYWNGAATYYRGIVRALAGLGHEVTFLEPDAFGRQQRRDIDPPAWCRVVVWQPDAEGLEMAVAHAATADVVIKASGVGVHDDALLDRVMAAARPDALRLFWDVDAPATLQAMAAGGERVLAAALPGLDAVLTYGGGPGVVADYTGAGARACLPVYNAVDLDTHHPVAPDPRFAGDLAFLGNRLPDREARVRRFFLEPAAAAPGCRMILGGAGWVQDALPQNVRAIGHVGTRDHNAFNVTPRMVLNVNRDSMAERGFSPPTRIFEAAAAGACLITDHWPGIDIFFEPDREILVAGDGSDVLAMLNRVTPERAAEIGARARARILRDHTYDRRGREVDEILRRLATQKARERAA, translated from the coding sequence ATGAAGATTGCGTTCTACGGCTCCAGCATCCTGTCCAGTTACTGGAACGGTGCGGCCACCTATTACCGCGGCATCGTTCGCGCGCTTGCCGGCCTGGGCCACGAGGTGACCTTTCTTGAGCCCGACGCCTTCGGCCGCCAGCAACGCCGCGACATCGACCCGCCGGCCTGGTGCCGGGTGGTGGTCTGGCAGCCCGATGCCGAAGGGCTGGAGATGGCGGTCGCCCATGCCGCGACCGCCGATGTGGTGATCAAGGCGAGCGGTGTGGGCGTGCATGACGACGCGCTGCTCGATCGGGTGATGGCCGCCGCCCGGCCCGATGCCCTGCGGCTGTTCTGGGATGTGGACGCCCCCGCCACGCTGCAGGCCATGGCGGCCGGCGGCGAACGGGTGCTGGCGGCGGCGCTGCCGGGGCTGGATGCCGTGCTCACCTATGGCGGCGGGCCGGGGGTCGTGGCCGACTATACCGGGGCCGGCGCCCGCGCCTGCCTGCCGGTCTACAACGCGGTCGATCTGGACACCCATCATCCGGTGGCGCCCGATCCGCGCTTTGCCGGTGACCTCGCCTTCCTGGGCAACCGCCTGCCCGACCGCGAGGCGCGGGTCCGGCGTTTCTTTCTGGAACCTGCAGCCGCAGCTCCGGGTTGCCGGATGATCCTGGGCGGTGCCGGCTGGGTGCAGGACGCGCTGCCGCAGAATGTGCGCGCCATCGGCCATGTCGGCACCCGGGACCACAACGCCTTCAACGTGACCCCGCGCATGGTGCTGAACGTCAACCGCGACAGCATGGCCGAACGCGGTTTCTCGCCCCCCACCCGGATCTTCGAGGCAGCCGCCGCCGGCGCCTGCCTGATCACCGACCACTGGCCGGGCATCGACATCTTCTTTGAGCCGGACCGCGAGATTCTGGTGGCCGGGGACGGCTCCGACGTTCTGGCCATGCTGAACCGGGTGACGCCCGAACGGGCCGCCGAGATCGGCGCCCGCGCCCGGGCCCGCATCCTTCGGGACCACACCTATGACCGGCGGGGCCGCGAGGTGGACGAGATCCTCCGCCGGCTCGCCACGCAGAAAGCCAGGGAACGCGCCGCATGA
- a CDS encoding glycosyltransferase: MTRPLDITILGLSLSSSWGNGHATTFRALIRGLHARGHRVTFLERDVPWYASQRDLADPDFCRLVFYDNPAELETRHRALIAGADAVLIGSYVPDGIEVIRRVMTLAGGPVGFYDIDTPVTLARLDEDQCSWLSRMLIPAFDVYFSFTGGPLLDRLEQDYGARRALPLYCAVDAERYRPAGSRPVYDLSYLGTYSPDRQPGLERLLIEPARRLPDRRFIVAGPQYPDDIDWPANVERVEHVGPADHPAFYAASAFTLSVTRAEMMATGWSPSVRLFEAGACGTPVISDRQPGLETIFPESDAILIADTTDDVVRMLTTTDAPARARIAAAARAAVLGAHTGRHRADDLIAGLMRTDAARPPLIRAMEGQTMAGQRERTGDDAHSPA; this comes from the coding sequence ATGACCCGCCCGCTCGACATCACCATTCTCGGTCTCTCGCTCAGTTCCTCGTGGGGCAACGGTCATGCCACGACCTTCCGGGCGCTGATCCGCGGCCTTCATGCCCGCGGCCATCGCGTCACCTTCCTGGAGCGCGATGTGCCCTGGTATGCGTCGCAGCGCGATCTGGCCGACCCCGATTTCTGCCGGCTGGTCTTCTACGACAACCCGGCGGAGCTGGAGACCAGGCATCGCGCGCTGATCGCGGGGGCCGATGCGGTGCTGATCGGGTCTTACGTGCCCGACGGGATCGAGGTGATCCGCCGGGTGATGACCCTCGCCGGCGGCCCGGTCGGCTTCTACGACATCGACACGCCGGTGACGCTCGCCCGGCTGGACGAGGATCAGTGCAGCTGGCTCTCACGCATGCTGATCCCCGCCTTCGACGTCTATTTCAGCTTCACCGGCGGCCCGCTGCTGGACAGGCTGGAACAGGATTACGGCGCGCGCCGGGCCCTGCCGCTTTATTGCGCGGTGGATGCGGAGCGCTACAGACCCGCCGGCAGCCGGCCGGTCTATGACCTCAGCTATCTGGGCACCTATTCCCCCGACCGTCAGCCCGGGCTGGAACGGCTGCTGATCGAGCCGGCCCGCCGCCTGCCCGACCGGCGCTTCATCGTGGCCGGGCCGCAATATCCGGACGACATCGACTGGCCCGCCAATGTCGAGCGGGTGGAACATGTGGGCCCGGCCGACCATCCCGCCTTCTATGCCGCATCGGCCTTCACCCTCTCGGTCACCCGGGCCGAGATGATGGCGACCGGATGGTCGCCCAGCGTGCGGCTGTTCGAGGCCGGTGCCTGCGGCACGCCGGTGATCAGCGACCGTCAGCCCGGGCTGGAGACGATCTTCCCCGAAAGCGACGCGATCCTGATCGCCGACACCACCGACGACGTGGTGCGGATGCTGACGACCACCGACGCCCCGGCCCGCGCGCGCATCGCCGCCGCGGCGCGTGCGGCGGTGCTCGGCGCCCATACCGGGCGACACCGGGCGGACGACCTGATTGCGGGGCTGATGCGGACCGATGCGGCCCGCCCGCCCCTCATCCGGGCCATGGAGGGGCAGACCATGGCCGGGCAGCGCGAAAGGACCGGAGACGATGCGCATTCACCTGCCTGA
- a CDS encoding UDP-glucuronic acid decarboxylase family protein, producing MNGPALPSRKTDSLRTGPRPGRPAALVAGAAGFLGSHLCTRLIDDGWRVYGVDDFHTGLARNLLHLADHPDFVFMEHDIRRPLPKIAGLARVWNLACPASPPHYQDQPIRTATTSVVGTLNLLELATQADARFVMTSTSEIYGDPEVHPQPESYRGCVNTTGPRACYDEGKRMAEALCYDFVRQYGTDVRVARVFNTYGPRMRLDDGRIVSNFVAQALTGQKLTIYGSGRQTRSFCYVDDLVEGLVRLISVDRRPDGPVNLGNPEEYSILEMAEMIGRLTGRRISTTHDPLPADDPRRRRPDITLARQLLDWQPMVPLRTGLAATIDWFAALLAEEGRLAATKPAAEVNGAATRRREPAGGAALPLGLAAPEH from the coding sequence ATGAACGGACCCGCCCTCCCCAGCCGCAAGACGGACAGCCTGAGGACGGGCCCCCGCCCCGGCCGCCCGGCGGCCCTGGTCGCAGGCGCCGCCGGCTTTCTGGGCTCGCATCTCTGCACCCGGCTGATCGATGACGGCTGGCGGGTCTATGGGGTCGACGATTTCCACACCGGCCTTGCCCGCAATCTTCTGCATCTGGCCGATCATCCGGATTTCGTGTTCATGGAACACGACATCCGCCGGCCGCTGCCGAAGATCGCCGGCCTCGCCCGGGTCTGGAACCTCGCCTGCCCCGCCTCGCCGCCGCATTACCAGGACCAGCCGATCCGCACCGCCACCACCAGCGTGGTCGGCACGCTCAATCTGCTGGAACTGGCGACCCAGGCCGATGCCCGTTTCGTCATGACATCGACCTCGGAAATCTATGGCGACCCCGAGGTCCACCCCCAGCCGGAAAGCTATCGCGGCTGCGTCAACACCACCGGCCCGCGCGCCTGTTACGACGAGGGCAAGCGCATGGCCGAGGCGTTGTGCTACGACTTCGTCCGCCAGTACGGCACCGATGTCCGGGTGGCGCGGGTGTTCAACACCTATGGTCCGCGCATGCGGCTGGATGACGGGCGGATCGTGTCGAACTTCGTCGCCCAGGCGCTGACCGGGCAGAAACTCACCATCTACGGCTCTGGCCGCCAGACCCGGTCGTTCTGCTATGTCGACGATCTGGTCGAAGGGCTGGTGCGGCTGATCTCGGTCGACCGGCGGCCCGATGGTCCGGTCAATCTGGGCAATCCGGAAGAATATTCGATCCTGGAGATGGCGGAGATGATCGGCCGGCTGACCGGCCGGCGGATCAGCACCACCCATGATCCGCTGCCGGCCGACGATCCGCGCCGCCGCCGGCCGGACATCACGCTTGCCCGCCAGCTGCTGGACTGGCAGCCGATGGTGCCGCTGCGCACCGGGCTTGCCGCCACCATCGACTGGTTCGCCGCGCTGCTGGCCGAAGAGGGGCGGCTGGCGGCGACGAAACCGGCGGCAGAGGTCAACGGTGCCGCCACCCGGCGGCGCGAGCCGGCCGGCGGGGCCGCCCTCCCCCTTGGCCTGGCGGCGCCGGAACATTGA